A section of the Solitalea canadensis DSM 3403 genome encodes:
- a CDS encoding DMT family transporter: MNKTLQVHFALFIVSFIYGATFIIAKEVMPVYIKPYGFIVIRVWGAALLFILMSKVSGGVSQPIEKKDYKLLFLSAVTGVGANMLLFFQGLSLTTPIKAAVEMVCTPLFVALLAFWVLKEKVTVLKIGGLILGLSGAVFMILWPDFSLSGGTVLGDIYVILNAIIYAYYLIIAKPLIQKYQAIHIVKWTFILGAVLVFPFGITDILKVDWLHIPYSIWIAIIFVIVCTTFLTYLLNGWALKYVNSSVVGAYIYLQPVLASIIAIALGKDEITLQKFIFAAMIFAGVYLVSLRPKVAVAN; the protein is encoded by the coding sequence ATGAATAAAACTTTACAAGTGCATTTCGCACTTTTTATTGTATCATTTATCTACGGAGCAACATTTATCATCGCTAAAGAAGTAATGCCTGTTTATATAAAACCGTATGGTTTTATTGTGATCCGCGTTTGGGGTGCAGCATTGCTTTTTATTCTAATGAGCAAGGTTTCTGGAGGTGTATCACAACCCATTGAAAAGAAAGACTATAAACTTTTATTCTTGTCGGCAGTTACGGGAGTGGGCGCAAATATGTTATTGTTTTTTCAGGGATTATCATTAACAACGCCTATTAAGGCTGCCGTTGAAATGGTTTGTACCCCACTATTTGTGGCTTTACTTGCTTTTTGGGTATTGAAAGAAAAGGTTACAGTGCTGAAAATCGGCGGATTGATATTAGGATTATCTGGTGCCGTTTTTATGATTCTTTGGCCTGATTTCTCATTGAGTGGTGGGACTGTTCTCGGCGATATTTATGTTATCCTGAATGCAATTATTTATGCTTATTACCTGATTATAGCAAAACCACTGATTCAGAAGTACCAGGCAATTCATATTGTAAAATGGACTTTTATCCTGGGAGCCGTATTGGTTTTTCCTTTCGGGATAACAGATATCTTAAAGGTAGATTGGTTGCATATTCCATATAGTATTTGGATAGCTATTATATTTGTGATAGTTTGTACCACGTTTCTCACGTACTTACTCAATGGATGGGCCCTAAAATACGTGAACTCGTCAGTTGTTGGAGCCTATATTTATTTGCAACCGGTTCTTGCATCTATTATCGCCATTGCACTTGGAAAAGATGAAATAACGTTGCAAAAGTTTATTTTTGCAGCAATGATTTTTGCCGGAGTTTATCTGGTGAGTCTAAGGCCCAAGGTTGCAGTAGCAAATTAA
- the rnc gene encoding ribonuclease III has translation MPAMRLYRLYISRERNYVRALNNMLGFVPGNLTLYKLAFRHKSVAPQLKEGLKNSNERLEFLGDAVLGAVVGEMLFKKYPFRDEGFLTEMRSKIVNRNHLNQLAKKIGIGDLMDYDTRMINNPIKQGSLMGDAFEALIGAVYLDKGYAFTKSFILKRILKAHVDVDALEQTETNFKSKLIEWCQRHGKEVLFELMPNEEGSKSKLFTVKVFVDGDECGTGQDFTKKNAEKTAAERACTFLNI, from the coding sequence ATGCCCGCAATGCGTTTATACAGGCTTTATATTTCTCGTGAGCGAAATTATGTCAGAGCTTTGAATAACATGCTGGGATTTGTTCCTGGAAATCTCACCTTATATAAGCTGGCATTTCGCCATAAGTCTGTAGCTCCTCAATTAAAAGAAGGATTGAAAAACAGTAATGAACGTCTGGAATTTTTAGGCGATGCTGTTTTGGGTGCAGTGGTGGGAGAGATGTTATTTAAAAAGTATCCGTTTAGGGACGAAGGTTTCCTTACCGAAATGCGTTCCAAAATCGTAAATCGTAATCATTTAAATCAGCTGGCCAAAAAAATTGGCATTGGTGATCTTATGGATTATGATACCCGAATGATCAATAATCCAATTAAGCAAGGCTCGTTAATGGGTGACGCTTTTGAGGCGTTGATCGGTGCTGTTTATTTGGATAAGGGCTATGCATTTACCAAATCATTTATTTTAAAGCGAATTCTAAAAGCACATGTTGATGTAGATGCACTTGAGCAAACAGAAACTAACTTTAAAAGCAAACTTATTGAATGGTGCCAACGCCACGGCAAAGAAGTATTATTTGAACTGATGCCGAATGAAGAAGGCAGTAAGTCAAAATTATTTACGGTAAAAGTTTTTGTTGATGGAGATGAATGCGGTACCGGTCAGGATTTTACCAAAAAGAATGCAGAGAAAACCGCTGCAGAGAGAGCCTGCACATTCTTGAATATTTAA
- a CDS encoding YicC/YloC family endoribonuclease: MLKSMTGFGIATKETSKAKITVEIKSLNSKFLELTLKLPKAHSDKELLIRTDCNRLIERGKVNLTISIEYNAGAERKPVSINQALLKAYYEQLLQGANELNANTTDLFALAVQMPEVIKQDEQDVDEEEWKAVYTTFEASVNAFNDFRATEGAELEKDLVKRISTIMNRLADVELAEPSRMPVVRERINKYLEDAVGTENIDQNRLEQELVYYIEKFDITEEKVRLRSHCDYFLVTLNSKDAGGKKLGFISQEIGREINTMGSKANDASIQKLVVEMKDELEKIKEQLLNVL; this comes from the coding sequence ATGCTTAAATCCATGACCGGATTTGGAATTGCTACCAAAGAAACAAGCAAAGCCAAAATTACCGTTGAGATCAAGTCATTAAATAGTAAATTTCTGGAACTTACCTTAAAGCTACCTAAAGCGCATTCCGATAAAGAGTTATTAATCCGAACGGATTGTAATCGATTGATCGAACGTGGTAAGGTCAATCTTACTATTTCTATTGAATATAACGCAGGTGCTGAACGTAAACCTGTCTCCATAAATCAGGCCTTACTAAAAGCATATTATGAACAGCTGCTGCAGGGTGCAAATGAGTTAAATGCTAATACCACAGATCTATTTGCTTTAGCGGTACAAATGCCTGAAGTAATTAAGCAGGATGAACAAGATGTTGATGAAGAGGAGTGGAAAGCAGTTTATACTACCTTTGAGGCCTCTGTAAATGCTTTTAATGATTTTAGGGCTACCGAAGGGGCTGAGCTTGAGAAAGACCTTGTAAAGCGTATCTCTACTATTATGAATCGTTTAGCAGATGTAGAGCTTGCTGAGCCTAGTCGTATGCCTGTTGTTCGGGAGCGTATTAACAAATACCTGGAAGATGCAGTTGGTACTGAGAATATCGATCAAAATCGTTTGGAACAAGAACTTGTGTATTACATTGAGAAGTTTGATATAACGGAGGAAAAAGTGCGTTTACGCAGTCATTGTGATTATTTTCTGGTTACCTTGAACAGTAAGGATGCAGGAGGTAAAAAATTAGGTTTTATCAGCCAGGAGATTGGTCGTGAGATCAATACAATGGGTTCAAAAGCGAACGATGCCAGTATTCAGAAACTGGTAGTTGAAATGAAAGACGAACTCGAAAAAATTAAAGAGCAGTTATTGAATGTTTTATAG
- the gmk gene encoding guanylate kinase — MSGKLIIFSAPSGAGKTTIVKHLLTRFPDLQFSISATTREPRGEEVNNKDYYFISKEEFLHRVANHEFVEFEEVYNGTIYGTLRAEIERIWAEGKHVIFDVDVIGGLRLKRKYPEQAIAIFVQPPSIEVLRERLAGRGTDSVEKLAERYAKAEKELAYAPQFDVILENYELETACEESEVFVKYFLKDKMKFGKREVK; from the coding sequence ATGTCAGGTAAACTTATCATATTTTCAGCTCCATCAGGAGCAGGTAAAACTACCATTGTAAAACACTTGCTTACCAGATTCCCTGATTTGCAGTTTTCTATATCGGCGACAACTAGGGAGCCTCGCGGTGAAGAGGTAAATAATAAAGATTATTATTTTATAAGTAAGGAAGAGTTTCTTCATCGGGTTGCTAATCATGAGTTTGTTGAGTTTGAAGAAGTATACAATGGGACTATTTATGGTACTTTACGGGCTGAGATTGAACGGATTTGGGCGGAGGGTAAGCATGTTATTTTTGATGTAGATGTAATTGGAGGTTTGCGTTTAAAACGTAAATATCCAGAACAGGCTATCGCCATATTTGTTCAACCGCCGTCAATAGAGGTTCTTCGAGAGCGCTTGGCTGGTCGCGGTACTGATAGCGTTGAAAAACTTGCAGAACGTTATGCAAAAGCTGAAAAGGAATTAGCTTACGCCCCTCAATTTGATGTAATCCTGGAAAATTACGAACTCGAAACAGCTTGTGAAGAATCAGAAGTGTTCGTTAAATATTTCCTGAAGGATAAAATGAAATTTGGAAAAAGGGAAGTGAAATAG
- a CDS encoding lysophospholipid acyltransferase family protein: MRKVFAVVQLFLGLVAFVVGLIAALPFVVLATLILPGKTGTDVSFIFLRIWALLASLGSLILFKSFNKYKAPENRAYVYVCNHGSYLDSLAVVLGIHQSFKPLGKIEMAKVPLFDIIYKRLVVMIDRSSKESRQRCVEDLKLELNNGMSVLIFPEGTMNKTDQPLTEFYDGAFRIAIETQTPIAPVVIVNSKQLLPRKNPLAIKPGIVKVVYADVVETAGLTMDDLPYLKEHVYQSMEKLLIAPTSFVLPKLI, translated from the coding sequence ATGCGTAAGGTTTTTGCTGTAGTTCAGTTGTTTTTAGGATTAGTAGCATTTGTTGTTGGCTTGATTGCAGCATTGCCTTTTGTTGTATTAGCCACATTAATTCTTCCCGGGAAAACCGGAACAGATGTATCATTCATCTTTCTTCGTATTTGGGCCTTGTTAGCTTCATTGGGTTCACTTATTCTATTTAAGTCATTCAATAAGTATAAAGCACCTGAAAATCGCGCCTATGTATATGTTTGCAACCATGGCTCGTATCTTGATTCACTTGCTGTTGTGTTAGGTATTCATCAATCTTTTAAGCCATTAGGCAAGATTGAGATGGCTAAAGTTCCTTTGTTTGATATTATTTATAAGCGGTTAGTAGTGATGATCGATCGAAGCAGTAAGGAAAGCCGTCAGAGATGTGTTGAAGATCTTAAGCTGGAACTAAATAATGGAATGTCGGTTTTAATCTTTCCGGAGGGAACGATGAACAAGACTGATCAACCGCTGACTGAATTTTATGACGGCGCTTTTCGTATCGCTATTGAAACGCAAACTCCAATTGCTCCTGTCGTGATTGTAAATTCGAAACAACTATTGCCTCGTAAAAACCCTTTAGCTATTAAGCCTGGTATAGTTAAAGTGGTGTATGCTGACGTAGTTGAGACAGCCGGATTAACAATGGATGATCTTCCTTATTTAAAAGAACATGTTTATCAATCCATGGAGAAATTATTAATTGCTCCTACTTCATTTGTGCTTCCAAAGTTGATTTAA